One window of the Fusobacterium perfoetens genome contains the following:
- a CDS encoding radical SAM protein gives MTEYEYNYPLYRPPSEAYSLIIQATLGCSQNKCTFCSMYKGKKFTIKPLEQIKEEIDFFRKHIRKVQRIFIADGDALIIPMKILKEIFLYINERFPEAERISIYGSPKSILLKSDEELKELHNLGLKLVYLGVESGSDKVLSYVKKGADRREIIEAGKKIKKAGISLSVTAIAGLGGKENSNEHALLTADFVSHINPDYFGILSLMIEEGTELYNEYHQGKFKPLSNVEILEEIKLIIENTNVIEKCIFRSNHASNYVPLRGVLPDDKENIIEAINYAVKNNRMKKDSLRAL, from the coding sequence ATGACAGAATATGAATACAACTATCCTTTATACAGACCACCTTCTGAAGCCTATAGCCTTATAATCCAAGCCACTCTTGGCTGCTCTCAAAATAAGTGCACTTTCTGCAGTATGTATAAAGGTAAAAAGTTTACAATAAAACCTCTTGAACAAATAAAAGAAGAAATTGATTTTTTCAGAAAACATATAAGAAAAGTTCAAAGAATCTTCATTGCTGACGGAGATGCCCTTATAATTCCTATGAAAATATTAAAAGAAATCTTCCTTTATATTAATGAAAGATTTCCTGAAGCTGAAAGAATTTCAATATATGGCTCTCCAAAATCTATTCTTCTTAAAAGCGATGAAGAATTAAAAGAACTTCATAATTTAGGACTTAAATTAGTTTATCTTGGAGTGGAAAGTGGAAGTGATAAAGTGCTTTCATATGTAAAAAAGGGAGCTGACAGAAGAGAGATTATTGAAGCTGGAAAGAAGATTAAAAAGGCTGGAATATCTTTATCTGTTACTGCTATTGCCGGACTTGGCGGGAAGGAAAATTCTAATGAACATGCCCTTCTTACAGCTGACTTTGTTTCACATATAAATCCTGATTATTTTGGTATTCTGAGCCTTATGATTGAAGAGGGCACAGAACTTTATAATGAATATCATCAAGGAAAATTTAAACCTCTTTCAAATGTTGAAATCTTAGAGGAAATAAAGCTTATAATAGAAAATACAAATGTCATAGAAAAATGTATTTTCAGAAGCAATCATGCTTCAAATTATGTTCCTTTAAGAGGTGTTCTTCCTGATGACAAAGAAAATATCATTGAGGCTATTAACTATGCTGTTAAAAATAACAGAATGAAAAAAGATTCACTAAGAGCTTTATAA
- a CDS encoding heavy metal translocating P-type ATPase: protein MKKVYSVEGLKCGHCASKIQDQIEKLHDVESCILNFYTKKITVEIKDSVDEKEFLNTINKIADKTEKGSKIFEMSGSEKNNVSEEHKGCECGHHHHEHNHGHEHAHNHGECGCRGHHHHEEESCDCGHSHDDEEGCGCGHSHEEEGKVHNHEHGHSHHHGHSHTHDLKLSKESSNEEHQKINYEKISLFGGIALFIISIFIPNVEIKTAFLLIAYIVAGGDILYRSLLNIKNGNFLDENFLMSIATIGALFLREYREAVGVMIFYKVGEYFQERAVNNSRKSIQSLLEVKANYANLKLHDGTIKQVDPETLSVNDIIIIKPGEKVAVDGVVEKGTSSLNTAALTGESLPVFVEKGTEILSGSLNIDGMIEVRVTKEYKDSAISKIIEMVENASDKKADAEKFITKFARYYTPVVVLAAVIVGLGIPVIFGDFKLWFGRALIFLVISCPCALVLSVPLTFFSSIGLSSKRGILIKGGNYLEKLKEVNAVVFDKTGTLTKGKFQIENIETAEGFSKEELIEISKAGEFYSNHPIGKAALNYKDIKISEQDIKDYKEISGKGVSAVYKGKNILVGNKKLMKDFNIQIDFSKEESSTAVYAAQDGKYAGALYLADEIKSDSSKTIEELKKMNIVSYMLTGDNKKTGELVGEKLGFKKENVFTQLLPQDKVKILNDIKKKSKAVIFVGDGINDAPVLSLADIGIAMGGAGSDIAVESADIVFINDEPYKVVETLKIAAENKKVVMQNIYFSLGVKILVMILGVMGIANMWLAIFADVGVSAIAVLNASKILRIKKL, encoded by the coding sequence ATGAAAAAAGTATATTCTGTTGAGGGACTAAAATGTGGACATTGTGCCTCAAAAATACAAGATCAGATAGAAAAGCTTCATGATGTTGAAAGCTGTATTCTTAACTTCTATACAAAAAAAATAACTGTGGAAATTAAAGATTCTGTTGATGAAAAAGAATTTTTAAATACCATTAATAAAATAGCTGATAAAACTGAAAAAGGTTCTAAAATTTTTGAAATGTCTGGTTCAGAAAAAAATAATGTTTCTGAAGAACACAAAGGCTGTGAATGTGGACATCATCACCATGAACATAATCATGGGCATGAACATGCTCATAATCATGGAGAATGTGGCTGCAGAGGTCATCATCATCACGAAGAAGAAAGTTGTGACTGTGGACATTCACATGATGATGAAGAAGGTTGTGGTTGTGGACACTCCCACGAAGAAGAGGGAAAAGTACATAACCATGAACATGGACATTCACATCATCACGGACATTCACACACTCACGACTTAAAATTAAGCAAAGAATCTTCAAATGAAGAACATCAAAAAATAAATTATGAAAAAATTTCTCTTTTTGGAGGAATCGCCCTGTTTATTATTTCAATCTTCATTCCAAATGTTGAAATAAAAACAGCCTTCCTTCTTATTGCATACATCGTTGCTGGAGGAGATATTTTATACAGATCTCTTCTTAATATTAAAAATGGAAACTTTCTTGATGAAAACTTCCTTATGTCCATTGCAACTATAGGAGCTCTTTTCTTAAGAGAATACAGAGAGGCTGTAGGAGTTATGATTTTCTATAAAGTTGGAGAATATTTTCAAGAAAGAGCAGTTAACAATTCAAGAAAATCTATACAAAGTCTTTTAGAAGTAAAAGCAAATTATGCAAACTTAAAACTTCATGACGGAACTATAAAACAAGTTGATCCTGAAACTCTTTCTGTTAATGATATAATTATTATAAAGCCAGGAGAAAAAGTTGCTGTTGATGGTGTAGTTGAAAAAGGAACTTCTTCTCTTAATACAGCTGCTCTTACTGGAGAATCTCTTCCTGTTTTCGTAGAAAAAGGAACAGAAATTTTAAGTGGAAGCCTTAATATAGATGGTATGATTGAAGTAAGAGTTACAAAAGAATATAAAGATTCTGCTATAAGTAAAATTATTGAAATGGTTGAAAATGCAAGTGATAAAAAAGCTGATGCAGAGAAATTTATCACTAAATTTGCAAGATACTATACTCCTGTTGTTGTTCTTGCTGCTGTTATAGTAGGACTTGGTATTCCTGTTATTTTTGGAGACTTTAAACTTTGGTTTGGAAGAGCTTTAATTTTCCTTGTTATTTCATGCCCTTGTGCTCTTGTTCTTTCAGTACCTCTTACATTTTTCAGCAGTATAGGACTTTCTTCAAAAAGAGGTATTCTTATTAAAGGAGGAAACTACCTTGAAAAATTAAAAGAAGTAAATGCAGTTGTTTTTGATAAAACAGGAACTCTTACAAAAGGAAAGTTTCAAATAGAAAATATAGAAACTGCTGAAGGATTTTCTAAGGAAGAACTTATTGAAATAAGTAAAGCAGGAGAATTTTATTCAAATCACCCTATTGGAAAAGCCGCTCTTAATTATAAAGATATAAAAATATCTGAACAAGATATTAAAGATTATAAAGAAATTTCTGGAAAAGGTGTTTCTGCTGTATATAAAGGAAAAAATATTCTTGTTGGAAATAAAAAGCTTATGAAAGATTTTAATATTCAGATAGATTTTTCTAAGGAAGAAAGCAGCACTGCAGTATACGCTGCACAAGATGGAAAATATGCAGGAGCTCTTTATCTTGCTGATGAAATTAAATCAGATTCTTCAAAAACAATAGAAGAACTAAAAAAAATGAACATAGTTTCATATATGCTTACTGGTGATAATAAAAAAACTGGTGAACTTGTTGGAGAAAAACTTGGATTTAAAAAAGAAAATGTTTTCACTCAGCTTCTTCCTCAAGATAAAGTTAAAATCCTTAATGACATTAAAAAGAAAAGTAAAGCTGTTATATTTGTAGGAGACGGAATTAACGATGCTCCTGTACTTTCTCTTGCTGATATTGGAATTGCAATGGGAGGAGCAGGAAGTGATATTGCTGTTGAATCTGCTGACATTGTCTTTATAAATGATGAGCCTTACAAAGTTGTTGAAACTTTAAAAATAGCAGCTGAAAATAAAAAAGTTGTTATGCAAAATATTTATTTCTCTCTTGGAGTTAAAATTCTTGTTATGATTCTTGGAGTTATGGGAATTGCAAATATGTGGCTTGCAATCTTTGCTGATGTAGGTGTGTCTGCAATAGCTGTTTTAAATGCTTCAAAAATTTTAAGAATTAAAAAACTTTAA
- a CDS encoding alanine/glycine:cation symporter family protein — translation MVNSLLNTLKVLVGAINGLLWGDLIILNIGEVQIGLSILVVLLIPAGLYFTIRTRFMPFRLFPEMIRIALEPKKSEDRDSISGLQALLIATASRVGMGNLAGVVAAISFGGAGAIFWMWIVALVGSASAFIEATLAQLYKEHDPLYGGYRGGPAYFMERMRLITVADDKDFYPGMYGDVKYVSVDNKKKYVRGAKFRLLGILFALSGLLCWGGISQVVANSVTQSFSNAFGIPALYTTVALVILSAVILFKKGGTVKALDKIVPVMGILYIGITLFILVKNIGYIPEMFAEIFGQALGFRQAVAGGFGAVLMNGVKRGLFSNEAGSGSAPCAAAAADVDHPAKQGLIQALGVFIDTLVICSCSAFIMLLAPKDVISGLQGMDLLQAAMNYHIGSAGVIFIAVILFLFSFSTFLGIMFYARSNVSYVFGDTMKAQKIYQIFALCMLFAGGLAQYTFVWELGDLGVGLMTVFNMMAIIPLSSQAVYALKDYELNWMNKERK, via the coding sequence ATGGTTAATAGTTTGTTAAACACGCTGAAAGTGTTAGTAGGTGCAATAAATGGATTGCTATGGGGAGATTTAATTATTTTAAATATTGGAGAAGTGCAGATAGGACTTAGTATTCTTGTTGTTCTTCTTATTCCAGCTGGATTATATTTTACAATAAGAACTAGGTTTATGCCTTTTAGATTATTTCCAGAGATGATAAGAATAGCTTTAGAACCTAAAAAGTCAGAAGACAGAGATTCAATATCAGGTTTACAGGCTCTTTTAATAGCAACAGCATCAAGAGTTGGAATGGGTAACCTTGCAGGAGTTGTTGCAGCAATATCTTTTGGAGGTGCAGGAGCAATATTTTGGATGTGGATTGTAGCTCTTGTAGGTTCAGCTTCAGCATTTATAGAAGCTACTCTTGCTCAGTTATATAAAGAACATGATCCTTTATATGGAGGATATAGAGGAGGACCTGCATATTTCATGGAAAGAATGAGATTAATCACAGTTGCTGATGATAAAGATTTCTATCCTGGAATGTATGGAGATGTAAAATATGTCTCTGTAGATAATAAAAAGAAATATGTAAGAGGGGCAAAATTTAGATTATTAGGTATTTTATTTGCATTATCAGGACTTCTTTGCTGGGGAGGAATAAGTCAGGTTGTTGCTAACTCAGTTACACAGTCTTTTTCAAATGCTTTTGGTATACCAGCACTTTATACAACAGTGGCACTTGTAATTTTATCAGCTGTAATTCTTTTCAAAAAAGGAGGAACAGTTAAAGCTCTTGATAAAATAGTTCCTGTTATGGGAATTTTATATATAGGTATAACTTTATTTATACTTGTAAAAAATATAGGATATATACCTGAAATGTTTGCTGAAATATTTGGACAGGCTCTTGGATTCAGACAAGCAGTTGCAGGAGGATTTGGGGCAGTTTTAATGAATGGAGTTAAAAGAGGACTTTTCTCTAACGAAGCTGGTTCAGGATCAGCTCCATGTGCAGCAGCTGCAGCAGATGTTGATCACCCTGCAAAACAAGGATTGATTCAAGCTTTAGGAGTATTTATTGATACTCTTGTAATATGTAGTTGTTCAGCATTTATAATGCTTCTTGCTCCTAAAGATGTTATAAGTGGACTTCAGGGAATGGATTTATTACAAGCTGCAATGAACTATCACATAGGAAGTGCAGGAGTTATATTTATAGCAGTAATATTATTCCTTTTCAGTTTCTCTACTTTCTTAGGAATTATGTTCTATGCAAGATCTAATGTATCTTATGTATTTGGAGATACAATGAAAGCTCAGAAAATTTATCAGATATTTGCTCTATGCATGCTTTTTGCAGGAGGACTTGCTCAATATACATTTGTATGGGAGCTTGGAGATCTTGGTGTAGGTCTTATGACAGTATTTAATATGATGGCAATAATTCCTCTGTCAAGTCAGGCAGTTTATGCTTTAAAAGATTATGAATTAAACTGGATGAATAAAGAAAGAAAATAA
- the hydE gene encoding [FeFe] hydrogenase H-cluster radical SAM maturase HydE, with the protein MNVKDILNKEELTKEDLLTLMKIDNKEELQLLFDKAYETKLKYIGNNVYYRGLVEFSNICIKNCKYCGIRRENKNVERFFMTKEDILKSAEWIYENGYGSMALQSGERTDKEFIDFVEEILKDIQKMTDNGLGITLSVGEQTYETYKKWREAGASRYLLRIETTNKNLFETIHPKDELHSFEKRLQGLKDLRKAGYQVGTGVMIGLPGQTEEDLVNDVIFFKENDIDMIGMGPYILHNDTPMGQEFKGKILSEEKRVELGLKMIAICRIYMKDINIAATTALQGLDPMGREKGVLAGANIIMPSATKTSERVKYQLYNGKPGINDDAEKGKTSLEKSLKEIGENVIYGKRGDSPHFFSRNKK; encoded by the coding sequence ATGAATGTAAAAGATATTTTAAATAAAGAGGAGCTTACAAAAGAAGATCTTTTAACTCTTATGAAGATAGATAATAAAGAGGAGTTGCAGCTTCTTTTTGATAAGGCTTATGAAACAAAACTTAAATATATAGGAAATAATGTATATTACAGAGGACTTGTGGAATTTAGTAATATATGTATAAAAAATTGTAAATATTGTGGAATAAGAAGAGAGAATAAAAATGTTGAAAGATTTTTTATGACAAAGGAAGATATTTTAAAAAGTGCAGAATGGATATATGAAAATGGATATGGTTCTATGGCTCTTCAGTCTGGAGAAAGAACAGATAAGGAATTCATAGATTTTGTAGAAGAAATTTTAAAAGATATTCAGAAAATGACAGATAATGGATTGGGAATAACTCTTTCGGTTGGGGAACAAACTTATGAAACTTATAAAAAGTGGAGAGAAGCTGGGGCTTCAAGATATCTTTTAAGAATAGAAACTACAAATAAAAATCTTTTTGAGACAATTCACCCAAAAGATGAGCTTCATAGTTTTGAAAAGCGTCTTCAAGGTCTTAAAGATTTAAGAAAAGCAGGATATCAAGTAGGAACAGGGGTAATGATAGGACTTCCTGGACAAACAGAAGAAGATCTTGTAAATGATGTGATATTTTTTAAAGAAAATGATATAGATATGATAGGAATGGGGCCTTATATTCTTCACAATGATACACCAATGGGACAGGAATTTAAAGGTAAGATTCTTTCAGAAGAAAAAAGAGTTGAACTTGGTCTGAAAATGATAGCCATATGCAGAATTTATATGAAGGATATAAATATTGCTGCAACAACAGCTCTTCAGGGGCTTGATCCTATGGGAAGGGAAAAAGGAGTTCTTGCAGGAGCAAATATTATAATGCCAAGTGCTACTAAAACTTCTGAAAGAGTAAAGTATCAGCTTTATAATGGAAAACCTGGAATAAATGATGATGCAGAAAAGGGTAAAACTTCTCTTGAAAAAAGTCTTAAAGAGATAGGAGAAAATGTAATATATGGAAAAAGAGGAGATTCACCTCATTTCTTTTCAAGAAACAAAAAATAA
- a CDS encoding DUF1846 domain-containing protein translates to MKIGFDHSKYLEEQSKYILERVNNFDKLYLEFGGKLLYDLHAKRVLPGFDENAKIKLLQKLKENVEVVICVYAGDIERNKIRGDFGITYDMDVFRLIDDLRSYELEVNSVVITRFDDQPATTVFINKLERRGIKVYKHRATKGYPTDVETIVSEEGYGRNPYIETKKPIVVVTAPGPGSGKLATCLSQLYHEDKRGKVAGYSKFETFPVWNVPLKHPLNIAYEAATVDLKDVNMIDPFHLEAYGETAVNYNRDIEAFPVLKRIIEKITGKESIYKSPTDMGVNRVGFGIVDDEVVREASRQEIIRRALNSASDYKKGYVDKDTYQRARLIMEELQLKETDRKVLVAARERLEKLKAEDPNEFYSAVAIELEDGTMITGKGSETMCAAASAILNAIKHHAGIADEVHLIAPEIAEPIMNLKSKNFGSKNVTLNCEEVLIALSICAVTDERAKKAIDCLSKLRGTQAHSTSILGKTDDQLVRKLGMEMTCDSIFPTENLYYND, encoded by the coding sequence ATGAAGATAGGATTTGACCACAGCAAATATCTTGAAGAACAATCAAAATATATTCTGGAAAGAGTAAATAACTTTGATAAACTTTACCTTGAATTTGGAGGAAAATTATTATATGACCTTCATGCAAAAAGAGTATTGCCTGGTTTTGATGAAAATGCGAAAATTAAACTTCTTCAAAAATTAAAAGAAAATGTAGAAGTTGTTATCTGTGTTTATGCAGGAGACATTGAAAGAAACAAAATCAGAGGAGATTTTGGTATAACTTATGACATGGATGTATTCAGACTTATTGATGATCTAAGAAGTTATGAACTTGAAGTAAACAGCGTTGTAATAACAAGATTTGATGATCAGCCAGCTACTACTGTTTTTATAAATAAACTTGAAAGAAGAGGAATCAAAGTATACAAGCACAGAGCTACTAAAGGTTACCCTACAGATGTTGAAACAATAGTAAGCGAAGAAGGATACGGAAGAAATCCATATATAGAAACAAAAAAACCTATCGTTGTTGTCACTGCTCCAGGGCCTGGAAGTGGAAAACTTGCTACTTGTCTTAGCCAATTATACCATGAAGACAAGAGAGGAAAAGTTGCGGGATATTCAAAATTTGAAACTTTCCCTGTATGGAATGTACCTTTAAAACACCCTTTAAATATTGCTTATGAAGCTGCGACTGTAGACTTAAAAGATGTGAACATGATAGATCCTTTCCATCTTGAAGCATACGGAGAAACAGCAGTAAACTACAACAGAGATATTGAAGCATTCCCTGTATTAAAAAGAATAATTGAAAAAATTACAGGAAAAGAATCTATTTATAAATCTCCAACAGATATGGGAGTAAACAGAGTAGGTTTTGGAATTGTTGATGATGAAGTTGTAAGAGAAGCATCAAGACAAGAGATAATAAGAAGAGCATTAAACTCTGCAAGTGATTATAAAAAAGGATATGTTGATAAAGATACTTATCAAAGAGCAAGACTTATAATGGAAGAACTTCAGCTTAAAGAAACAGACAGAAAAGTTCTTGTTGCTGCAAGAGAGCGTCTTGAAAAATTAAAGGCTGAAGATCCTAATGAATTTTATTCAGCTGTAGCTATAGAACTTGAAGACGGAACTATGATTACAGGAAAAGGTTCTGAAACTATGTGTGCTGCTGCTTCAGCAATACTTAATGCAATTAAACATCATGCAGGAATAGCTGATGAAGTTCATCTTATAGCTCCAGAAATTGCTGAACCTATAATGAACCTTAAATCAAAGAACTTTGGAAGCAAAAATGTAACTCTTAACTGTGAAGAAGTGCTTATAGCTTTAAGCATATGTGCTGTTACAGATGAAAGAGCAAAAAAAGCAATAGACTGTCTTTCAAAATTAAGAGGGACTCAGGCTCACTCAACATCTATTTTAGGAAAAACAGATGACCAGCTAGTGAGAAAACTTGGAATGGAAATGACTTGTGATTCTATATTCCCTACTGAAAATCTTTATTATAATGATTAA
- a CDS encoding HU family DNA-binding protein: MKKREFAELFMVKANLRSKEEAKRQVELFIETMKEALTQEEVLIFRGLGTFERRETKRKEGRNPRTGEAIKITPKKYIKFKVGKDLEDRINKPVKRGRK, from the coding sequence ATGAAAAAAAGAGAATTCGCAGAATTATTTATGGTTAAAGCTAACCTAAGAAGTAAAGAAGAAGCTAAAAGACAAGTTGAGCTTTTCATTGAAACTATGAAAGAAGCTCTTACACAGGAAGAAGTTTTAATCTTCAGAGGACTTGGAACTTTTGAAAGAAGAGAAACTAAGAGAAAAGAAGGAAGAAACCCTAGAACTGGAGAAGCTATAAAAATTACTCCTAAAAAATACATCAAATTCAAAGTTGGTAAAGACTTAGAAGACAGAATCAACAAACCTGTAAAAAGAGGAAGAAAATAA
- the ruvC gene encoding crossover junction endodeoxyribonuclease RuvC produces MRILGIDPGTAIVGFSIIEYENKKMNLLDYGCVYTSKDLPMEERLLQIFNGIEDIIKKYSPEHMAIEELFYFKNNKTVISVGEARGVILLAGKKNGLSIQGYTPLQVKIGITGYGKADKKQVQLMVKTLLKMEEIPKPDDAADAIAIAITHINSLTNLQYNMGNSLGISTKNLTKTKLTAAEFRELLMKK; encoded by the coding sequence ATGAGAATCTTAGGTATTGATCCAGGAACAGCCATCGTTGGTTTTTCTATAATAGAATATGAAAATAAAAAAATGAATCTTCTTGACTATGGTTGTGTTTATACATCAAAAGATCTTCCTATGGAAGAGAGGCTTCTTCAAATTTTTAATGGTATTGAAGATATTATAAAAAAGTATTCTCCTGAGCATATGGCTATTGAAGAACTTTTTTATTTTAAAAATAATAAAACAGTTATATCTGTAGGAGAAGCAAGGGGAGTTATCCTTCTTGCAGGAAAGAAAAATGGGCTTTCTATCCAAGGTTATACCCCTCTTCAAGTAAAAATAGGTATAACAGGATATGGAAAAGCAGATAAAAAACAAGTTCAGCTTATGGTAAAAACTCTTCTTAAAATGGAAGAAATTCCAAAACCTGACGATGCTGCTGATGCTATTGCAATAGCTATAACACACATAAATTCTCTTACAAATCTTCAATATAATATGGGAAACTCTTTAGGAATATCAACAAAGAATCTTACAAAAACAAAACTTACTGCTGCTGAGTTCAGAGAACTTTTAATGAAAAAATAA